The Staphylococcus sp. 17KM0847 DNA segment CAAAAGCAAAACATATCTATGCCTCAGGTGATGTGATTGGACAACTACAACTTGCACATGTTGGAGCAAAAGAGGGGATTATTGCCGTTGAACATATGTTTAATGAATCACCACTTCCTATAAATTATACTGCTATGCCAAAATGTATATATAGCTCGCCAGAAGTTGCTATGGTGGGTTTATCACTAGAAGAAGCAAAAACAGCGGGTTATAAAACAAAGGCAGTTAAATCAGCATTTAAGGCGAATGGCAAAGCGCTGATTATATCTCCTGAAACTCCAAAAGGCTTTGCAGAGCTAATCGTTGATTCAGAAAATGGTTCTGTATTAGGTGCATCACTCATTGGACCTAATGTGACTGAACTCATCAACGAGCTCAGTGTCTTACACTTTTTAGACGGCTCTACTTTAGAGTTAGGAATGGCAACACATGCACATCCATCTCTATCTGAATTACTGATGGAACTTGGTTTAAAGCATGAGCAGCAGTCCATTCACATATAAAAAAGAACTGCGAGGAGGCGCGCATAATGAAAGACTTTCAAAGTGTTAATCTTAGTGTCGAAGATTTAAAAGAAATATATAAAGCGATGGATCTAGGTCGTAAAATTGATGAACGTATGTGGCTACTCAATAGAGCTGGGAAAATTCCATTTGTTATTAGCTGTCAAGGTCAAGAAGCTACACAAGTTGGTGCTGCCTATGCATTAGAAAAAGGTGACATTACAGCACCATACTATCGAGATTTAGCATTAGTCACATATTTAGGCATGACCCCATTAGAAACGATGTACTCCGTATTCGGGAAACGTGACGACATTAGTTCAGGTGGTAAGCAAATGCCTTCTCATTTCAGTAAAAAGTCAGTAGGTATTATGTCACAAGGTTCATCTGTGGCTACACAATTGCTGCATGCCATTGGAGCTGCACTTACCTTTAAAATGGATAATACACCTCAAGTCGCTCTAGCAACAGTAGGTGAAGGCAGTTCGAACCAAGGTGATTTTCATGAAGGCTTAAATTTTGTAGGTGTACATAAACTACCATTCATTTGTATTATTGAAAACAATCAATACGCAATTTCAGTTTCTAAAGATTTACAATATGGTGCCCAATATCTATCAGATCGTGCAAAAGGTTACGGCATGCATGGTATCACTGTCGATGGTAACGATCCTATCGCTGTATACGAAGCAGTCAAAGAAGCGCGTCATCGTGCATTAAATGGTGAAGGTGGAACACTCATAGAAGCAATGTGTACACGGTTAACAGCACACTCATCTGATGACGATGATCGATATCGTAGCGATGAAGTAAAAACAGCTGATAAGCTAGCAGACTGTAATAAACGCTTTAAAGCTTATTTGTTAGAGCAACAGCTTATTGATGAGGATTGGTTGAACACTGTTGAACAAGAACATAAATCTATTGTCAATGAGGCAACAAAACAAGCAGAAGCTGCCCCATATCCAGATGTACGTGAAACATATACACATGTTTACGAACAAGGAGGTCCTTTCAATGCCTAAAATTTCATACTTACAAGCAATTCAACAAGCTTTAGATCTTGCTTTAGAACAAGATGATCAAACCTTTATTTTAGGTGAAGATGTTGGAAAAAAAGGAGGCGTTTTTGGTGTAACAGCAGATTTACAAAAAAAATATGGCTTTTACCGTGTGCTTGATACACCACTTGCAGAATCCAATATTATTGGATCTGCTATCGGAGCTGCTATGATGGGAAAAAGACCTATTGCTGAAATTCAATTTGCTGAATACATTTTACCCGCAACCAATCAAATTATGAGTGAAGCTGCTAAAATGCGTTATCGCTCAAATAATGACTGGCATGTCCCATTAACAATACGTGCACCTTTTGGTGGCGGTATACATGGTGCACTTTATCACTCTCAAAGTATCGAAAGTGTCTTTGCTTCAACACCGGGATTAACTGTTGTGATTCCTTCAACACCATATGATGCTAAAGGCTTACTTTTAAGTGCCATTGCTTCAAATGATCCCGTGTTATATTTTGAGCATAAAAAAGCTTACCGTTTACTAAAAGAAGAGGTACCATCTGAATACTACACAGTACCACTTGGTAAGGCTGATGTAAAACGACAAGGAACCGATATGACTGTATTTAGTTATGGATTAGCCGTTAATTATTGTATTCAAGCTGCTGATATG contains these protein-coding regions:
- a CDS encoding thiamine pyrophosphate-dependent dehydrogenase E1 component subunit alpha, with product MKDFQSVNLSVEDLKEIYKAMDLGRKIDERMWLLNRAGKIPFVISCQGQEATQVGAAYALEKGDITAPYYRDLALVTYLGMTPLETMYSVFGKRDDISSGGKQMPSHFSKKSVGIMSQGSSVATQLLHAIGAALTFKMDNTPQVALATVGEGSSNQGDFHEGLNFVGVHKLPFICIIENNQYAISVSKDLQYGAQYLSDRAKGYGMHGITVDGNDPIAVYEAVKEARHRALNGEGGTLIEAMCTRLTAHSSDDDDRYRSDEVKTADKLADCNKRFKAYLLEQQLIDEDWLNTVEQEHKSIVNEATKQAEAAPYPDVRETYTHVYEQGGPFNA
- a CDS encoding alpha-ketoacid dehydrogenase subunit beta, which produces MPKISYLQAIQQALDLALEQDDQTFILGEDVGKKGGVFGVTADLQKKYGFYRVLDTPLAESNIIGSAIGAAMMGKRPIAEIQFAEYILPATNQIMSEAAKMRYRSNNDWHVPLTIRAPFGGGIHGALYHSQSIESVFASTPGLTVVIPSTPYDAKGLLLSAIASNDPVLYFEHKKAYRLLKEEVPSEYYTVPLGKADVKRQGTDMTVFSYGLAVNYCIQAADMLEEDGISIEVVDLRTVYPLDKETIIERARQTGKCLLVTEDNQEGSVMSEVAAIIAENCLFDLDAPIMRLAGPDVPSMPFSPPLETEFMISPEKIKTKMRELAEF